A window of the Diceros bicornis minor isolate mBicDic1 chromosome 28, mDicBic1.mat.cur, whole genome shotgun sequence genome harbors these coding sequences:
- the FUT7 gene encoding alpha-(1,3)-fucosyltransferase 7, which produces MLVSIWSSGKPRLGRWGRWWNPRRQRLFAGHGPARRLRALGSLAGTALLAALWLLWLLWSTPGEAPAPQHTLTILIWHWPFTNRPPELPSNTCTSYGVAHCRLSTNRSLLATADAVVFHHRELQTRRVRLPLAERPRGQPWVWASMESPSHTHGLSRLRGVFNWVLSYRRDSDIFVPYGRLEPREGPAPPLPAKDRVAAWVVSNFHERQRRVQLYRQLAPHLRVDVFGRATRRPLCTNCLLPTVARYLFYLSFENSQHRDYITEKFWRNALAAGALPVVLGPPRASYEAFVPPDAFVHVDDFGSARDLAAFLASMNESCYRRFFAWRDRLRVRLFSDWRERFCAICARYPHLPRDQVYQDLKGWFQA; this is translated from the coding sequence ATGCTGGTGAGCATCTGGTCTTCAGGGAAGCCCCGGCTGGGAAGATGGGGCCGGTGGTGGAACCCCAGGAGACAGCGTCTCTTTGCAGGGCACGGCCCTGCTCGGAGGCTTCGGGCCTTGGGGAGCCTGGCGGGGACGGCCCTGCTTGCAGCCCTCTGGCTCCTGTGGCTACTCTGGTCCACCCCTGGGGAAGCCCCGGCACCACAGCACACGCTCACCATCCTCATCTGGCACTGGCCCTTCACCAACCGGCCCCCAGAGCTGCCCAGCAACACCTGTACCAGCTACGGCGTGGCCCACTGCCGCCTGAGCACCAACCGCAGCCTGCTGGCCACCGCTGACGCTGTGGTTTTCCACCACCGCGAGCTGCAGACCCGGCGGGTCCGCCTGCCCCTGGCCGAGCGTCCACGTGGACAGCCCTGGGTGTGGGCCTCCATGGAGTCTCCCAGCCATACCCACGGCCTCAGTCGCCTCCGCGGCGTCTTCAACTGGGTGCTGAGTTACCGGCGGGACTCTGACATCTTTGTGCCCTATGGCCGCCTGGAGCCCCgagaggggcctgccccaccgCTGCCAGCCAAGGACAGGGTGGCTGCCTGGGTGGTAAGCAACTTCCATGAGCGGCAGCGGCGTGTGCAGCTGTACCGCCAGCTGGCACCTCATCTGCGGGTGGACGTGTTTGGCCGCGCCACCAGGCGGCCGCTGTGCACCAACTGcctgctgcccactgtggcccGGTACCTCTTCTACCTGTCCTTCGAGAACTCCCAGCACCGAGACTACATCACCGAGAAGTTCTGGCGCAATGCGCTGGCAGCCGGTGCCTTGCCAGTGGTGCTGGGGCCCCCGAGGGCCTCCTACGAGGCCTTTGTGCCACCTGATGCCTTCGTGCACGTGGACGATTTCGGCTCGGCCCGCGACCTGGCTGCCTTCCTCGCCAGCATGAACGAGAGCTGCTATCGGCGCTTCTTTGCCTGGCGAGACCGGCTCCGCGTGCGGCTGTTCAGCGACTGGCGGGAGCGCTTCTGTGCCATCTGTGCCCGCTACCCCCATCTGCCCCGTGACCAGGTCTACCAGGACCTCAAGGGCTGGTTCCAGGCCTGA